The following proteins come from a genomic window of Azoarcus sp. PA01:
- the secF gene encoding protein translocase subunit SecF — translation MEFFRIKKDIPFMRHALTFNIISFITFLLAVFFLATSGLHLSVEFTGGTLVEVTYPEAPELEPIREALDNAGYPDAQVQNFGSARDVLIRLPNRDDLDTARVSELTMATLQSVAGPAPELRRVEFVGPQVGKELASDGAMALLLVIFGIVVYLAIRFEWRFAVSAIIANLHDVIIILGFFAFFQWEFSLPVLAAVLAVLGYSVNESVVVFDRVRETFKKRRNLSTPEVLDHAITSTISRTVITHGSTQMMVLSMLLFGGATLHYFAMALTIGILFGIYSSVLVASPLVMWLGVSREQFVKPKREKEEAVV, via the coding sequence ATGGAATTCTTCCGCATCAAGAAAGATATCCCGTTCATGCGCCATGCGCTGACGTTCAACATCATCTCGTTCATCACTTTCCTGCTCGCGGTGTTCTTTCTCGCGACCAGCGGCCTGCACCTGTCGGTCGAATTCACCGGCGGCACGCTGGTCGAAGTCACGTACCCCGAGGCGCCCGAACTGGAACCGATCCGCGAGGCGCTCGACAATGCCGGTTACCCTGACGCCCAGGTGCAGAATTTCGGCAGCGCCCGTGACGTGCTGATCCGTCTGCCGAACCGCGACGATCTCGACACTGCGCGGGTTTCCGAGCTGACCATGGCGACGCTGCAGTCGGTCGCCGGTCCCGCGCCGGAGCTGCGGCGCGTCGAGTTCGTCGGCCCGCAGGTCGGCAAGGAACTCGCGTCCGACGGCGCAATGGCGCTGCTGCTGGTGATCTTCGGCATCGTCGTGTACCTGGCGATCCGTTTCGAATGGCGCTTCGCGGTGTCCGCGATCATCGCCAACCTCCACGACGTCATCATCATCCTGGGCTTCTTCGCGTTCTTCCAGTGGGAGTTCTCGCTGCCGGTGCTCGCCGCCGTGCTGGCCGTGCTGGGCTACTCGGTCAACGAGTCGGTCGTCGTGTTCGACCGCGTGCGCGAAACCTTCAAGAAGCGCCGCAACCTGTCGACACCCGAAGTGCTGGATCATGCGATCACCTCGACGATCTCGCGCACGGTGATCACCCACGGCAGCACGCAGATGATGGTGCTGTCGATGCTGCTGTTCGGCGGCGCGACGCTGCACTACTTCGCGATGGCGCTGACGATCGGCATCCTGTTCGGCATCTACTCGTCGGTGCTCGTCGCGAGCCCGCTCGTGATGTGGCTCGGCGTGTCGCGCGAGCAGTTCGTCAAGCCGAAGCGGGAAAAGGAAGAAGCGGTCGTCTGA
- a CDS encoding DUF2322 family protein, with protein sequence MAFADNLKQLPKISHLAALNLIDADDSIVATIENKAGQAGSLAVYNHLAQLYGAIGAEAARKGLELYAEHSEDARANPGKHPNIDRLIGLIERGATLRVKQVFAV encoded by the coding sequence ATGGCTTTTGCCGACAACCTCAAGCAGCTGCCGAAAATCTCGCACCTGGCCGCGCTGAACCTCATCGATGCGGACGATTCGATCGTCGCGACGATCGAGAACAAGGCCGGGCAGGCCGGCTCGCTGGCAGTCTATAACCATCTCGCACAGCTGTATGGCGCGATCGGTGCCGAAGCGGCGCGCAAAGGGCTCGAGCTGTACGCCGAGCACAGCGAGGACGCCCGCGCGAATCCCGGCAAGCATCCGAACATCGACCGCCTGATCGGCCTGATCGAGCGCGGTGCGACGCTGCGCGTGAAGCAGGTTTTCGCGGTATGA
- the purB gene encoding adenylosuccinate lyase, with translation MSVSPLTALSPLDGRYHDKVAGLREHFSEHGLIRNRVKVEVAWLKALAAEPGLAEIAPFSAATVAELDALVADFSPVDSEAVKAIEATTNHDVKAMEYWLKERLGHNAEVTKVSEFIHFACTSEDINNTSHALMLREGRDAVLLPALDRVIARVRELAHQHADLAMLSRTHGQPASPTTLGKEMANIAARLLRARAAIARVSLTAKFNGAVGNYNAHLSAWDDFDWESFNRRFIESLGLEFNPYTIQIEPHDAMAELFDAMARTNTILIDACRDFWMYISLGYFKQKLKEGEVGSSTMPHKVNPIDFENAEGNLGIANGVLRHFSEKLPVSRMQRDLTDSTVLRNMGVGFGHMVLALDSCLRGLNKLEAEPARLAADLDDAWEVLAEPVQTVMRRFGIENPYEQLKAMTRGKGITREALHEFIGGLVIPEADRARLLAMTPASYVGKAAALAKRI, from the coding sequence ATGTCCGTTTCGCCCCTGACCGCTCTTTCTCCGCTTGACGGCCGTTACCACGACAAGGTCGCGGGCCTGCGCGAACACTTCTCCGAGCACGGCCTGATCCGCAACCGGGTCAAAGTCGAAGTCGCGTGGCTGAAGGCGCTTGCCGCCGAGCCGGGCCTCGCCGAAATCGCACCGTTCTCCGCTGCGACGGTCGCCGAGCTCGATGCGCTGGTCGCCGATTTCTCGCCCGTCGACAGCGAAGCGGTCAAGGCGATCGAGGCGACCACGAACCACGACGTCAAGGCGATGGAGTACTGGCTGAAGGAACGCCTCGGGCATAACGCCGAAGTCACGAAAGTCTCCGAATTCATCCATTTCGCGTGCACGTCGGAAGACATCAACAACACCTCGCATGCGCTGATGCTGCGCGAGGGGCGCGATGCGGTGCTGCTGCCGGCGCTCGATCGCGTCATCGCCCGGGTGCGCGAGCTCGCGCACCAGCACGCCGACCTGGCGATGCTGTCCCGCACTCACGGTCAGCCGGCGAGCCCGACGACGCTCGGCAAGGAAATGGCCAACATCGCGGCGCGCCTGCTCCGCGCGCGCGCCGCGATCGCGCGCGTGTCGCTGACGGCGAAGTTCAACGGTGCGGTCGGCAATTACAACGCCCACCTGTCGGCGTGGGACGATTTCGACTGGGAAAGCTTCAACCGCCGCTTCATCGAATCCCTCGGCCTCGAATTCAACCCGTACACGATCCAGATCGAGCCGCACGACGCGATGGCCGAACTCTTCGATGCGATGGCGCGCACGAACACGATCCTGATCGATGCCTGCCGCGACTTCTGGATGTACATCTCGCTGGGTTATTTCAAGCAGAAGCTCAAGGAAGGCGAAGTCGGTTCGTCGACGATGCCGCACAAGGTCAATCCGATCGATTTCGAGAACGCCGAAGGCAACCTCGGCATCGCGAACGGCGTGCTGCGCCATTTCTCGGAAAAACTGCCGGTGTCGCGGATGCAGCGCGATCTGACCGACTCGACGGTGCTGCGCAACATGGGTGTCGGGTTCGGCCACATGGTGCTGGCGCTCGATTCGTGTCTGCGCGGTCTGAACAAGCTCGAAGCCGAGCCGGCGCGGCTGGCTGCGGATCTGGACGACGCGTGGGAAGTGCTCGCCGAGCCGGTGCAGACGGTGATGCGGCGCTTCGGCATCGAGAACCCGTACGAACAGCTCAAGGCGATGACGCGCGGCAAGGGCATCACGCGCGAGGCGCTGCACGAGTTCATCGGCGGGCTCGTGATTCCCGAGGCCGATCGCGCGCGGCTGCTCGCGATGACGCCGGCGAGCTACGTCGGCAAGGCGGCGGCGCTGGCGAAACGCATCTGA
- the apaG gene encoding Co2+/Mg2+ efflux protein ApaG has protein sequence MSESEKYRIKVEAIAEFVPGQSDPDENRYVFAYHITLTNTGEVPAQLISRHWVITDGAGKVQEVRGLGVIGEQPMLAPGQQFSYSSGSVLETPVGTMQGSYQMAAEDGHRFDAEIPAFMLAMPRVLH, from the coding sequence ATGAGCGAATCCGAAAAATATCGCATCAAGGTGGAAGCCATCGCCGAGTTTGTACCGGGCCAGTCCGACCCGGACGAAAACCGTTACGTTTTTGCCTACCACATCACGCTGACGAACACCGGCGAGGTGCCTGCGCAGCTGATCAGCCGGCACTGGGTCATCACCGACGGCGCGGGCAAGGTCCAGGAAGTGCGCGGACTCGGGGTGATCGGCGAACAGCCGATGCTCGCGCCGGGACAGCAGTTCAGTTATTCGAGCGGGTCCGTCCTCGAAACCCCGGTCGGCACGATGCAGGGGAGCTACCAGATGGCGGCCGAGGACGGCCACCGTTTCGACGCGGAAATCCCCGCCTTCATGCTGGCGATGCCGCGCGTGCTGCATTGA